Genomic window (Shewanella psychropiezotolerans):
CTCCTAGATATGCAAACTAACCCATCGCCATTTGCAGTTTGTTCATTCGTGCCTAACTTCCCCGCATGGATGCCACTGCATGAATGGCTTCCATCTATGTTTTTGCCAGTCGGATCATGCTATGAGATACCGATATACATTCTAGGTCTGTCTATGGCTGAATGGATGGTAGTAGCCTTCTGTGTGTATGCTGTATTATGCATCGCGTTTTTCATCCCTGCACTATCTCGAACGGTGGAAAAATAATCGAATGTTCATTCCAAGGTCGCAATTAAGCGGCCTTTTTTGTATCTAGCTGAAAACCTCTCCTTATACTTAAACACTCACCAGATTTTGCAATCTTATTGCCGAGTTCTCGCAGGTAACGACTCGCAAAACTTGCAGTGATAACGAAGGCGTTGAATTTGGTGTTGTCAGTCAAAGTCCTGAGCTCTATTTTGTTACTCGTGCTATCGATAAGTGTCGCGCTGCCGGCCTTGTGGTGTTTACGAGCGTATTAAAAGGGAAGGTTTCGACTTTCAAACAGCAAGTGCTGAGTTTTCTAAGCCAAAGGCTGAACAGAGTAAGAAATAAGCAGAAGGGTGATTAAGTGAAACATATATTCAAAGTTGTGGTGTTGGCAAGCGTTTAACCCCAATGGCAGCACTAGCAGATGCAGTGACAATACTATCAGTGAAGCAGATTGAACTTGGTGCTTTATTGATACAAAAAGCCCCTGCCAATTCTCTATTGGCAGGGGCAGGTATTAGGAAGCCTAAAACTTTACATTTCGCCTACTGCACTGATAACGTCATTAGCTGCAAAATCGACCCAGTCTGCAACAGAGCGCTGACGATAACCGCCTACGCCATTAGCGACATAAGATTGATATTTACATCCAATCATTCCAGCAATGCCTTTCATCATGCGATCATCACAAGCGATATCTTGTAAAAACTCTGATGAATAGTCACCACCACGGGCACCGATATAAAGCATAGAGCCCTTACAAAGACCTTCAGTGCGACCTTGTTCATTATATCTGAAGGTAATATTAGGAATTATGACGGTATCCCAGAATGCCTTAAGAGCTGATGGAACTGTCAAATTCCACATTGGAGCTACAACAATAAAATAATCGTAACTAACAAAATCAGTTGCAGCTAGACCACATAAACCATGCGGGTTCATGTAATCTTTGAGGGTGTCACCATTGATATGTGCATATTCATTGGCACATACATCAAGAGTCGTTACCTCAACTTGCGGATGCTTAGCTTTAAATTCATTTAGAGCAACTTCGCCTAATGATAGGCAAACTGAATCTTTAATTTCTTTGGGGTTAGCAGTGATATACAGAACTTTCATTGACATGCCTATTTGGTTTAAGCTTAAACTTGAATCGCACAATATAGATAAATTTGCACCAAATCAAGTTTAAGGTTAAATTACTTTGGGTTTAATTATACTTTTCACATGAGAAAACATGAGAGCAGAATCAAATATGGGTGGATTGCTTGGGATTAGCAGTCGATTACTGAACAAAAAACTAGAAAGTATGTTCGTAGAATCAGATCTTTCAATCACTCAAATGCAGTGGGTTTTATTGCTAG
Coding sequences:
- a CDS encoding NAD(P)H-dependent oxidoreductase — protein: MKVLYITANPKEIKDSVCLSLGEVALNEFKAKHPQVEVTTLDVCANEYAHINGDTLKDYMNPHGLCGLAATDFVSYDYFIVVAPMWNLTVPSALKAFWDTVIIPNITFRYNEQGRTEGLCKGSMLYIGARGGDYSSEFLQDIACDDRMMKGIAGMIGCKYQSYVANGVGGYRQRSVADWVDFAANDVISAVGEM